A region from the Gammaproteobacteria bacterium genome encodes:
- a CDS encoding proline racemase family protein → MRVSKMVTAVDAHAGGEPGRVIVGGVMDVPGNSMFEKAQWLERHGDGLRRRMLREPRGYPALCCNVILPPTRPEADAGYVIMEHTEYPPMSGSNTICVATVLIETGMVPSQEPVTELLLESPAGLIRVRAEVSGGKVTSVTFRNVPAFAVHLDAVVDLPGFGEVTVDVGFGGMFYVIADAEQLGIELVPENGGQITRVGEMLRVAASEQLSVVHPLTPEIGGVSISQLSGPPLGDAHRRNAVTVSTGRPSWDRPESWKGCLDRSPCGTGTCAKMAVMHAKGELVLGEEFRHESIIGTVWTGELIEETEVGGIPAVVPTLSGTAWITGIAQYVVDDTDPFPEGFTVGDIWAE, encoded by the coding sequence ATGCGCGTATCGAAGATGGTGACCGCGGTCGATGCCCACGCCGGCGGCGAGCCCGGCAGGGTCATCGTCGGCGGCGTGATGGACGTCCCGGGCAACTCGATGTTCGAGAAAGCGCAATGGCTGGAGCGCCACGGCGATGGCCTGCGCCGGCGCATGCTGCGCGAACCGCGCGGATACCCGGCGCTCTGCTGCAACGTCATCCTGCCGCCCACACGTCCGGAAGCGGACGCCGGCTACGTCATCATGGAGCACACCGAATACCCGCCCATGTCCGGGAGCAACACCATCTGCGTGGCGACCGTGCTCATCGAGACGGGGATGGTGCCCTCGCAGGAGCCGGTGACGGAGCTGCTGCTGGAGTCGCCGGCCGGGCTCATCCGGGTGCGCGCGGAGGTCAGCGGGGGCAAGGTCACCAGCGTCACTTTCCGCAACGTGCCCGCCTTCGCGGTCCACTTGGACGCGGTGGTGGACCTGCCCGGATTCGGCGAGGTCACGGTGGATGTGGGGTTCGGGGGGATGTTCTACGTGATCGCCGATGCCGAGCAGCTCGGCATCGAACTCGTGCCCGAGAACGGCGGGCAGATCACGCGGGTGGGCGAGATGCTGCGGGTGGCCGCTTCCGAGCAGCTCTCCGTCGTGCATCCTCTGACTCCGGAGATCGGCGGCGTATCGATTTCACAGCTCTCCGGGCCTCCCCTCGGCGATGCCCACCGGCGCAACGCGGTCACGGTCTCCACGGGCAGGCCGAGCTGGGACCGGCCGGAGAGCTGGAAGGGCTGCCTGGACCGCTCCCCGTGCGGCACCGGCACCTGCGCGAAGATGGCGGTGATGCACGCGAAGGGGGAACTGGTGCTTGGCGAAGAGTTCCGACACGAGAGCATCATCGGCACCGTGTGGACGGGCGAGCTGATCGAGGAGACCGAGGTGGGTGGAATCCCCGCGGTCGTGCCCACCCTGAGCGGCACCGCGTGGATCACCGGAATCGCCCAATACGTCGTCGACGACACCGACCCCTTCCCGGAGGGGTTCACGGTGGGGGACATCTGGGCGGAGTAA
- a CDS encoding sodium/solute symporter (Members of the Solute:Sodium Symporter (SSS), TC 2.A.21 as described in tcdb.org, catalyze solute:Na+ symport. Known solutes for members of the family include sugars, amino acids, nucleosides, inositols, vitamins, urea or anions, depending on the system.) has protein sequence MNVQLSTFLLYFVVVFAIGWYALRATRSEADYWIAGGKLGWLVGGATMAATHTSAGTFVGTIGVMYVAGWSFGWLVLALPLAYWFMAAVLAPRFTRVKQLTLPAFIETRYYSKGVRALAAVIILIATVVYVQAQIVAGGLIANIVFGVPVSWGMVGFTAILLAYTVIGGMIAVVYTDLLQLIIMVLGAICAVPLAIRQVGGVEPLFTYVEAVNPLTFSWEAMPALLLFTMGLSFLLGGVATPEKLIRLYAMRDMRTIRRGILLTIIAVTTLNLLVFVLSLAAVVLFPNLPTGDLAMPMLATAVLPATLGAILLAAITAAMMSTVDSLLLVAGSALSYDIYQGLFRPDAPPGRRLWVDRVGILVVGTIPVVLLLSGVGEGELVQFIVLLFTALMASSFFIPVVVGVYWRRATREGAAAAMVGGVTTALAWEGWGPADAIDPVLPGFLVSAFLMVVVSLLTPPPPASATDPYMSPPGKT, from the coding sequence GTGAACGTCCAGCTCTCCACTTTCCTGCTCTACTTCGTGGTCGTGTTCGCGATCGGCTGGTACGCGCTCAGGGCCACGCGCAGCGAGGCCGACTACTGGATCGCGGGCGGGAAGCTGGGCTGGCTGGTGGGCGGGGCGACCATGGCCGCCACCCACACCAGCGCGGGCACCTTCGTCGGTACCATCGGGGTGATGTACGTGGCGGGGTGGTCGTTCGGGTGGCTCGTGCTGGCCCTCCCGCTCGCCTACTGGTTCATGGCGGCGGTGCTCGCGCCGCGCTTCACGCGCGTGAAACAGCTCACGCTGCCCGCCTTCATCGAGACGCGCTACTACTCGAAGGGCGTGCGCGCCCTGGCGGCGGTCATCATCCTCATCGCCACGGTGGTGTACGTCCAGGCGCAGATCGTCGCGGGCGGGCTGATCGCCAACATCGTCTTCGGCGTGCCCGTAAGCTGGGGGATGGTGGGGTTCACGGCGATACTGCTGGCCTACACGGTGATCGGCGGGATGATCGCCGTCGTGTACACGGACCTCCTGCAGCTCATCATCATGGTGCTGGGCGCCATCTGCGCGGTGCCGCTGGCCATCCGGCAGGTGGGCGGGGTGGAGCCGCTCTTCACCTATGTGGAGGCGGTGAACCCGCTGACCTTCAGCTGGGAGGCGATGCCCGCCCTGCTGCTCTTCACCATGGGGCTCTCGTTCCTGCTGGGCGGGGTGGCGACCCCGGAGAAGCTGATCCGCCTCTACGCCATGCGCGACATGCGCACCATCCGCCGGGGCATTCTGCTCACCATCATCGCGGTGACCACGCTGAACCTGCTGGTGTTCGTGCTCTCGCTGGCGGCGGTGGTGCTCTTCCCCAACCTCCCGACCGGCGACCTGGCCATGCCGATGCTCGCCACGGCGGTGCTCCCGGCGACGCTGGGCGCGATCCTGCTGGCGGCCATCACGGCGGCCATGATGTCTACGGTGGACTCCCTCCTGCTGGTCGCGGGGTCCGCGCTCTCCTACGACATCTACCAGGGGCTCTTCCGACCCGACGCCCCGCCGGGCCGCCGGCTGTGGGTGGACCGGGTGGGCATCCTGGTGGTGGGGACCATCCCGGTGGTGCTGCTTCTCAGCGGGGTGGGGGAGGGCGAGCTGGTCCAGTTCATCGTGCTGCTCTTCACCGCGCTGATGGCGTCGAGCTTTTTCATCCCGGTCGTGGTGGGGGTCTACTGGCGGCGGGCGACCCGGGAAGGGGCAGCCGCCGCCATGGTAGGCGGCGTGACCACCGCGCTCGCTTGGGAGGGGTGGGGGCCGGCGGACGCGATCGACCCGGTGCTGCCGGGCTTCCTGGTTTCGGCGTTCCTGATGGTGGTGGTGAGCCTGCTCACGCCGCCCCCGCCCGCGAGCGCGACCGATCCCTACATGTCACCGCCCGGCAAGACCTGA
- a CDS encoding membrane dipeptidase: MGADKAHDGYQSFSYLEPGLDYKPFKLAVQVGRVEPYLVPLSREEEARAERLASELVMISLHEHAGVFPRDVRETPAYVRAGRMATAFEGLGHSCWDAVFDNLLDGICTILSHGGWKWNDVLHDFGMRLCDLAHQDFLIHCLGVGDILRAHQQGKVGWIASMEGAAMIENELDRIDLLFGFGVRALGITYSEANALGSGLKEPGDGGLTMFGRRAVARMNKLGMLIDCSHCGDRTTLDTIEWSEHPIVLSHIGARALWESNRLAPDDVLEACADKGGVIGIEAAPHTTLTRNNTVHGIEAFMEHFEYVKALVGIDHVSFGPDSVYGDHVGLHHVYAANLSIKESRSAAAREGPKKNPPFDEVEYVKGVENPTEASHNILRWLVREGYSDEDIGKVMGGNTMRVLREVWP, encoded by the coding sequence GGCCTCGACTACAAACCGTTCAAGCTTGCGGTTCAGGTGGGACGCGTGGAGCCGTACCTGGTGCCGCTCTCGCGGGAAGAAGAGGCGCGGGCCGAGAGGCTTGCCTCCGAGCTGGTGATGATCTCGCTGCACGAGCACGCGGGGGTCTTCCCGCGGGATGTGCGCGAGACCCCGGCGTACGTGCGCGCGGGGCGGATGGCGACCGCGTTCGAGGGCCTGGGGCACTCGTGCTGGGATGCCGTCTTCGACAACCTGCTCGACGGCATCTGCACCATCCTTTCGCACGGGGGCTGGAAGTGGAACGACGTGCTCCACGACTTCGGTATGCGGCTGTGCGACCTGGCGCACCAGGACTTCCTCATCCACTGCCTGGGGGTGGGCGACATCCTGCGGGCGCACCAGCAGGGGAAGGTCGGGTGGATCGCGTCGATGGAAGGCGCGGCCATGATCGAGAACGAACTCGACCGCATCGACCTGCTCTTCGGGTTCGGGGTGCGTGCGCTCGGGATCACCTACAGTGAGGCCAACGCGCTGGGGTCGGGGCTGAAGGAGCCCGGCGACGGGGGCCTGACGATGTTCGGGCGGCGCGCGGTCGCGCGCATGAACAAGCTGGGGATGCTGATCGACTGCTCGCACTGCGGCGACCGGACGACCCTGGATACCATCGAGTGGAGCGAGCATCCCATCGTGCTCTCGCACATCGGTGCCCGGGCGCTGTGGGAGTCGAACCGGCTGGCGCCCGACGACGTGCTGGAGGCGTGCGCGGACAAGGGGGGCGTGATCGGCATCGAGGCGGCGCCGCACACCACCCTCACGCGCAACAACACGGTGCACGGGATCGAGGCCTTCATGGAGCACTTCGAGTACGTGAAGGCGCTGGTGGGCATCGACCATGTGAGCTTCGGCCCCGATTCCGTCTACGGCGACCACGTGGGGCTGCACCACGTCTACGCGGCCAACCTGTCGATCAAGGAGTCGCGCTCGGCGGCGGCTCGCGAAGGCCCGAAGAAGAATCCGCCGTTCGACGAGGTGGAGTACGTGAAGGGGGTGGAGAACCCCACGGAGGCGTCGCACAACATCCTGCGCTGGCTGGTGCGGGAGGGCTATTCTGACGAGGACATCGGCAAGGTGATGGGGGGCAACACCATGCGGGTGCTGCGGGAGGTATGGCCCTGA